The Flammeovirgaceae bacterium genome contains a region encoding:
- a CDS encoding rhodanese-like domain-containing protein, which yields MFNLFSIGSKTYEDLSGKEFKERYQATAGAELIDVRTAGEFNAGTIKGAKNIDFLSSSFKSQFLKLNKEKEYFLFCRSGSRSGQACAILSKEGYKVYNLAGGIADWPR from the coding sequence ATGTTCAATCTGTTTTCAATAGGTTCAAAAACGTACGAAGACTTATCGGGTAAGGAGTTTAAGGAACGATATCAGGCTACAGCCGGAGCTGAGCTGATAGATGTCCGGACTGCCGGTGAGTTTAATGCCGGTACAATTAAAGGTGCCAAAAACATAGACTTTTTGTCGTCATCATTTAAAAGCCAATTTTTAAAACTCAATAAGGAAAAGGAGTATTTCTTGTTTTGCCGCAGCGGCAGCCGCAGCGGCCAGGCGTGCGCCATTCTTTCGAAAGAAGGATACAAGGTCTATAACCTGGCCGGAGGAATTGCTGATTGGCCGCGCTAA
- the gap gene encoding type I glyceraldehyde-3-phosphate dehydrogenase: MTKIGINGFGRIGRMAFRAAINRPGLDVVGINDLLDPNYMAYMLKYDSTHGPFEGTVEVVNGNLVVNGKKIRVTAEKDPANLKWSDVGAEIVVESTGLFLTQADAQKHLAAGAKKVVMSAPAKDDTPTFVMGVNHKKLTPQHTIVSNASCTTNCIAPVAKVLNDKFGIVEGLMSTVHAVTATQKTVDSPSAKDWRGGRGAYQNIIPSSTGAAKAVALVIPELKGKLTGMSFRVPVANVSVVDFTVRLNKPATYDQIKEAMKEAANGELKGILGYTEDDVVSQDFIGDKRTSIFDAKAGISLNDHFVKVVAWYDNEWGYSNKLIDLVEVLAKV, from the coding sequence ATGACAAAAATCGGTATTAACGGTTTCGGCCGAATCGGCCGCATGGCTTTCCGGGCTGCCATTAACCGCCCAGGTCTTGATGTGGTTGGTATTAACGACCTGCTTGATCCCAATTACATGGCCTACATGTTAAAGTACGATTCGACCCATGGACCCTTTGAAGGCACTGTTGAGGTTGTTAACGGCAACCTGGTAGTTAATGGTAAGAAAATACGAGTTACTGCCGAAAAAGATCCGGCAAATCTGAAATGGTCCGATGTTGGCGCTGAGATAGTTGTTGAATCAACCGGGTTATTTCTTACGCAGGCAGATGCTCAAAAACACCTTGCAGCGGGTGCTAAAAAAGTTGTAATGTCGGCCCCGGCCAAAGATGACACCCCAACATTTGTGATGGGTGTTAACCATAAAAAACTTACCCCCCAGCACACCATCGTTTCTAATGCCTCGTGCACAACCAATTGCATTGCCCCGGTAGCCAAAGTGCTGAACGATAAGTTTGGGATTGTTGAGGGATTGATGAGCACCGTACATGCCGTAACAGCAACACAAAAAACAGTTGACAGCCCTTCAGCCAAGGATTGGCGCGGGGGCCGGGGCGCTTACCAAAATATAATTCCCTCATCAACCGGAGCCGCTAAAGCAGTAGCATTGGTTATTCCAGAACTGAAAGGAAAACTAACCGGCATGTCGTTCCGTGTACCGGTGGCCAATGTTTCGGTAGTGGATTTTACAGTAAGGCTGAATAAGCCTGCAACTTATGATCAGATTAAGGAAGCCATGAAAGAAGCAGCCAACGGAGAGCTAAAAGGTATTTTGGGTTATACCGAAGACGATGTGGTGTCGCAGGATTTTATTGGCGATAAGCGCACCTCGATTTTTGATGCCAAGGCTGGCATTTCGCTAAACGACCATTTTGTGAAGGTGGTGGCCTGGTACGATAACGAGTGGGGTTACTCCAATAAGCTTATTGATTTGGTGGAAGTACTGGCAAAAGTTTAA